A genomic region of Vibrio sp. 10N contains the following coding sequences:
- a CDS encoding beta-ketoacyl synthase chain length factor, translated as MDLQIKLAMSQGFTARCTSLDDVYIPSQAPNIPKSILRRSSTLTREVLALSDFIFGSDIDFLVFATKHGELNRTQKLLQSLAHNQELSPTQFAQSVHSTAAGLLTIANSQNVSFTTVCASDDTFAMAMVEAVSHLGSSPGSTVCLVLADEYPPPDLEPFINRDDAGVLAMMLTAGTDFRFSLTSINNNTNSQQTHSNQQQLVDFISNVISKQSADLIANRLNICLVAL; from the coding sequence ATGGATTTACAGATTAAGCTCGCTATGAGCCAAGGATTTACAGCGCGGTGTACGAGTTTGGATGACGTTTACATTCCATCGCAAGCACCGAATATCCCAAAGTCAATACTTCGACGAAGCAGCACCTTGACACGAGAGGTGTTGGCGCTAAGTGATTTTATTTTTGGTTCAGACATTGACTTCCTTGTGTTCGCTACCAAACATGGGGAACTGAATCGCACCCAGAAATTACTGCAAAGCTTGGCACATAATCAGGAACTATCTCCGACCCAGTTTGCTCAGTCTGTTCACAGTACTGCCGCCGGTCTTTTAACTATAGCTAACAGTCAAAACGTTTCATTTACAACAGTTTGTGCTAGCGATGACACGTTTGCAATGGCTATGGTCGAGGCGGTTTCTCACCTAGGTTCGTCGCCGGGCTCTACGGTGTGTTTGGTGTTAGCCGACGAATATCCGCCACCCGATCTGGAACCGTTCATAAACCGTGATGATGCCGGTGTTTTGGCTATGATGTTAACTGCCGGAACTGATTTTCGATTTAGCTTAACATCTATTAATAACAATACTAACTCGCAACAGACGCATTCAAACCAACAGCAATTGGTTGATTTTATCAGTAACGTCATAAGCAAACAGTCGGCAGATTTAATAGCGAATCGATTAAACATTTGTTTAGTGGCCTTATAA